The Mytilus galloprovincialis chromosome 7, xbMytGall1.hap1.1, whole genome shotgun sequence genome has a window encoding:
- the LOC143081629 gene encoding putative G-protein coupled receptor 19 — protein MNEPGLSEDIRSGQVVFLTLIICILWILCILGNVLVCLVIYRSRRVQSTTNYFIVGLACTDLLFAITALPWITGSILVGKWPFGDFMCRITRFLQHFTLGVTAFVLTSICVDRFYTIIYPLTFKVTRGTSKRMIGVAGFVSMVFSSFSLYFYEEVVITKNNVSFHFCPTYISPETARWAGVGYIISILIIQYTSPVVIMIVLYAKVFHFIWRHSGVCLQFQRTMNSVPRTKVKMVKMLMITALSNVVLISPMYFLQLIVGFLTSTPIDNFWYYACVILVFSSSVIKPAIYMCYNSNFRRGCREVFCMSTMQCYRREQYTITNISSLGRRNHIGVMNCTSQLSSPSHTFDRAVRDEKNSWPLNGTVPSTSI, from the coding sequence ATGAATGAACCTGGCCTCTCAGAAGATATCCGCAGCGGCCAGGTtgtatttttaacattaattatttgtatACTGTGGATACTTTGTATACTAGGAAACGTTTTAGTGTGCTTAGTAATTTATCGAAGTCGAAGGGTCCAGTCCACTACAAATTATTTCATAGTCGGATTGGCTTGTACGGATCTACTTTTTGCGATTACAGCTCTTCCTTGGATAACAGGAAGTATTTTGGTGGGAAAATGGCCATTCGGAGATTTTATGTGCCGAATCACTCGCTTCCTACAGCATTTCACACTAGGTGTCACAGCTTTTGTTCTGACCTCTATTTGTGTAGACAGGTTTTATACCATAATTTACCCACTGACATTCAAAGTCACACGTGGTACGTCAAAAAGAATGATTGGAGTTGCCGGTTTTGTTTCAATGGTATTTTCAAGTTTTTCTCTGTATTTTTATGAGGAAGTTGTGATTACTAAAAACAATGTAAGCTTCCATTTTTGTCCAACATATATATCACCAGAGACGGCGCGGTGGGCAGGAGTAGGTTACATCATCTCTATACTTATAATACAGTATACATCGCCTGTTGTTATCATGATTGTGCTTTACGCGAAGGTGTTCCACTTTATATGGAGACATTCAGGTGTGTGTCTTCAATTTCAAAGAACAATGAATTCAGTTCCAAGAACCAAAGTTAAAATGGTGAAAATGTTAATGATCACTGCTCTGTCAAACGTCGTGTTGATTTCACCTATGTATTTCCTTCAGCTAATCGTTGGTTTCTTGACATCAACTCCCATTGACAATTTCTGGTACTACGCATGCGTTATACTCGTTTTTAGTTCCAGCGTCATCAAGCCGGCAATTTACATGTGTTATAATTCCAACTTCCGTCGTGGATGCAGGGAAGTATTTTGCATGTCTACCATGCAGTGTTATAGACGTGAGCAATACACGATTACAAATATTTCTTCACTAGGAAGAAGAAATCACATTGGAGTAATGAACTGTACATCACAACTCAGCTCGCCATCACATACGTTCGACAGGGCTGTAAGAGACGAGAAAAATAGTTGGCCGTTAAACGGAACAGTGCCTTCAACGTCTATATGA
- the LOC143084182 gene encoding uncharacterized protein LOC143084182, which yields MNSVTASISGENLANSRGKIKLCKNLGLPARRVAGGQRIRSRILKSESSAWALTQQKTRKDSISEETKKTVYNFWLSDGISHPTGNKSDIKRERLGPNLYTSHMTHVLEKTQTDAYLDFVAKYPEIKIGQRAFEKLRPFFVRPASEKDRNTCCCRYHVEANLVFKACMKFRKSCDRETDSQESDYPVFEKMSDLIHIRDSLTLCPKVNGFYRKNCLDRKCSLCGVGNFKLSPNESQSSSTVEWQKYEYITEKSKDKITSVINSDNV from the exons ATGAATTCTGTTACTGCATCAATCAGCGGGGAAAATTTAGCAAACTCGAGAGGTAAAATTAAACTGTGTAAAAATTTAGGTTTGCCAGCAAGAAGGGTTGCTGGAGGCCAGCGTATTAGGTCTAGAATTCTTAAAAGTGAATCGTCTGCATGGGCTCTTACGCAACAGAAAACAAGAAAAGATTCCATTtcagaagaaacaaagaaaacagtttataaCTTTTGGCTCTCTGATGGCATATCACACCCGACCGGCAACAAATCCGATATCAAAAGAGAACGATTGGGACCAAACTTATATACTTCGCATATGACACACGTGCTGGAAAAAACACAAACTGATGCGTATTTAGATTTTGTCGCCAAATATCCGGAAATTAAAATTGGACAAAGAGCATTTGAGAAACTTCGACCGTTTTTCGTAAGACCTGCATCTGAAAAAGATAGAAATACATGCTGTTGTAGATATCACGTGGAAGCAAACCTTGTTTTCAAAGCATGTATGAAGTTCAGAAAATCGTGTGACAGGGAAACCGATTCGCAAGAAAGTGACTATCCCGTATTTGAGAAAATGTCAGACCTTATAcatattaggga ctcccttacgcTATGTCCAAAAGTAAAtggattttatagaaaaaattgtCTTGACCGAAAATGTAGCCTCTGCGGAGTTGGTAATTTCAAACTTTCACCCAACGAATCACAGTCGTCTTCAACTGTTGAatggcaaaaatatgaatatataactgAAAAATCGAAGG ATAAGATTACAAGTGTCATAAATAGTGATAATGtgtga